One genomic window of Anguilla anguilla isolate fAngAng1 chromosome 13, fAngAng1.pri, whole genome shotgun sequence includes the following:
- the LOC118211393 gene encoding taste receptor type 1 member 1-like: protein MTVFAADPTECRDCRRDEWSANGSVRCTKRSVEHLIPMEPVGVGILLSAASTLLSSLAIAGLFACRFHTPVVRSAGGSMCFLMLGCLCLCSVSVFFYVGRPGPVHCFLRNPAFAVFYTGCMSCLAIRSFQIVCIFKMASRLPRAYDYWVKHNGQWAAVGVAMAVQLLLCGLWIGVDGPQPISHTMGRAIVFDCSLGNSYIFYTIMVFLGLLSVACFSFAYMGTDLPKNYNEGKSITFSLVVFYISWAMYLTAYLTLTGKYLPAVNAFSVLSTLLGILVGYFFPKCYIIIFKPQHNTAAFFQTAIQSYTINSNT from the exons ATGACCGTCTTTGCAG CCGATCCCACCGAGTGCAGGGATTGCAGAAGGGATGAGTGGTCGGCGAACGGGAGCGTGCGCTGCACCAAGCGCTCCGTGGAGCACCTCATCCCCATGGAGCCCGTGGGCGTCGGCATCCTGCTGTCGGCCgcctccaccctcctctcctcGCTGGCCATCGCCGGGCTCTTCGCCTGCAGGTTCCACACCCCCGTGGTGCGGTCGGCGGGCGGCAGCATGTGCTTCCTCATGCTGGgctgcctgtgcctgtgctccGTCAGCGTGTTCTTCTACGTGGGCCGCCCGGGCCCCGTGCACTGCTTCCTCCGCAACCCCGCCTTCGCCGTCTTCTACACCGGCTGCATGTCCTGCCTGGCCATCCGCTCCTTCCAGATCGTCTGCATCTTCAAAATGGCCTCCAGGCTCCCCAGGGCGTACGACTACTGGGTGAAGCACAACGGGCAGTGGGCCGCCGTGGGCGTTGCCATGGCCGTCCAGCTGCTCCTCTGCGGGCTGTGGATTGGCGTCGACGGGCCCCAGCCCATCTCCCACACCATGGGCAGGGCGATTGTGTTCGACTGCTCCCTGGGGAACTCGTACATCTTCTACACCATCATGGTGTTCCTGGGACTGCTGAGCGTGGCGTGCTTCTCTTTCGCCTACATGGGCACCGACCTGCCCAAGAACTACAACGAGGGCAAGTCCATAACGTTCAGCCTGGTGGTATTCTACATCTCCTGGGCCATGTATCTGACGGCGTACCTGACGCTGACGGGGAAATACCTCCCGGCTGTGAACGCCTTCTCCGTCCTCAGCACCCTGCTGGGGATCCTCGTCGGCTACTTCTTTCCCAAGTGTTACATCATCATCTTCAAACCCCAGCACAATACGGCCGCCTTCTTCCAGACTGCCATCCAGAGCTACACCATCAACAGCAACACGTGA